In Hymenobacter sublimis, a single genomic region encodes these proteins:
- a CDS encoding MFS transporter, producing the protein MQTNTSPSPTPTRPTGLLSAIVVVAALGYFVDIYDLILFSIVRVQSLKDLGITATEELTNQGLYLINMQMGGMLLGGILWGILGDKRGRLSVLFGSILIYSLANLANGFVQTIEQYAWLRLIAGIGLAGELGAGITLVSETLPKEKRGYGTMIVATVGVSGAMLAYWVGEALGWRNAYFVGGGLGLALLALRVGVYESGLFEQAKKSEVERGNFLALFTNRARLARYVKCLLIGVPLWFVVGILITLAPEFGAGLGVTGPVTAGLAVFWCYFGLVFGDFASGTLSQVLRSRNRALQLFLVFCGLLVGVYLFALRGASPTAFYTACFVLGISVGFWALFVTVAAEQFGTNLRATVATTAPNFARGSVVLLVPLFQALRGPAGLVGSAAILGFVSLLIAFWAVSTLPESFGKDLDYVER; encoded by the coding sequence ATGCAGACGAATACTTCGCCTTCTCCTACCCCTACCCGCCCCACCGGACTGCTTAGCGCCATTGTGGTGGTGGCTGCCTTGGGCTACTTCGTGGACATCTATGACCTGATCCTGTTCAGCATTGTACGGGTACAGAGTTTGAAAGACCTAGGCATTACGGCCACCGAAGAGCTTACCAACCAGGGTCTTTACCTGATTAACATGCAAATGGGTGGCATGCTGCTCGGCGGTATTCTGTGGGGCATTCTGGGCGACAAGCGGGGCAGGCTTTCGGTGCTATTCGGTTCCATTCTGATCTACTCTTTGGCTAATTTGGCCAACGGCTTCGTGCAAACCATTGAGCAGTACGCTTGGCTGCGCCTAATTGCCGGCATTGGGCTGGCCGGCGAGCTGGGCGCGGGCATTACGCTGGTTTCCGAAACCCTACCCAAGGAAAAGCGCGGCTACGGCACCATGATTGTAGCTACGGTGGGCGTATCGGGGGCCATGCTGGCGTACTGGGTTGGCGAGGCTCTGGGCTGGCGTAACGCTTATTTTGTGGGTGGCGGCCTGGGCTTGGCGTTGCTGGCCCTGCGGGTAGGCGTGTACGAGTCGGGACTGTTTGAGCAGGCTAAGAAAAGCGAGGTGGAGCGCGGCAACTTCCTGGCCCTGTTCACTAACCGCGCCCGGCTAGCCCGCTACGTGAAGTGCCTACTGATTGGGGTGCCACTCTGGTTTGTGGTGGGCATCCTGATTACGCTGGCCCCAGAGTTTGGCGCCGGTCTGGGCGTAACTGGCCCCGTTACGGCGGGCCTGGCCGTGTTCTGGTGCTACTTCGGCCTCGTGTTCGGCGACTTTGCCAGCGGCACACTCAGCCAAGTGCTGCGCAGTCGGAATCGGGCCTTGCAGCTGTTTCTCGTGTTCTGCGGGCTGCTGGTGGGCGTGTACTTATTTGCCCTGCGGGGAGCCTCGCCTACCGCGTTTTATACCGCCTGCTTCGTGCTGGGCATTTCCGTGGGCTTCTGGGCGCTGTTCGTGACGGTGGCGGCGGAGCAGTTCGGCACCAACCTGCGGGCTACGGTAGCAACTACGGCACCCAACTTTGCCCGGGGTTCGGTGGTGCTGCTAGTGCCGCTGTTTCAGGCCCTGCGCGGGCCGGCTGGGCTGGTGGGCAGCGCTGCCATTCTGGGCTTTGTATCCCTGCTAATTGCCTTTTGGGCCGTGAGCACCCTGCCCGAGAGCTTCGGCAAAGATTTGGACTACGTTGAGCGCTAG
- a CDS encoding cation diffusion facilitator family transporter, whose protein sequence is MAHHHHGHDHAHHHHGPPADGNFGPAFAGGIALNLLFVAGEAAGGLWANSSALLSDAGHNLSDVLSLALAWGAALLAKRRATERYTYGYKGATIQAALLNAALLYLALGFILWDTIDHLRSPAPVNSTVVMALAGLGILVNGFTAWLFRRGQKGDVNVRGAYLHMLTDMLVSVGVVVGGALVYVTGWLWLDPVISFLILTVVGVGSWGLLRETVQLGLQAAPADIDVAAVRRFLLARPGVRSLHDLHIWPLSTQDTALTAHLVRPGGQNGNLFLRELQHDLLHEFNISHCTIQLEDDLPLMGAHGCCDEQVA, encoded by the coding sequence ATGGCGCACCACCATCACGGCCACGACCACGCGCATCACCACCATGGCCCGCCCGCGGACGGCAACTTCGGGCCGGCTTTTGCTGGGGGTATTGCGCTGAACCTGCTGTTTGTGGCCGGCGAGGCGGCGGGAGGCTTGTGGGCCAACTCCTCCGCCTTACTTTCCGACGCGGGCCATAATCTGTCGGATGTGCTAAGCCTGGCCTTGGCGTGGGGGGCGGCGCTGCTGGCTAAGCGGCGTGCCACGGAGCGCTACACCTACGGCTACAAGGGCGCTACCATTCAGGCGGCGCTGCTCAATGCTGCCCTGTTGTACTTGGCCCTAGGCTTCATTCTCTGGGATACTATCGACCATCTGCGCAGTCCCGCACCGGTCAATAGTACCGTGGTAATGGCGCTGGCCGGGCTGGGCATCCTGGTTAATGGCTTCACGGCTTGGCTGTTCCGGCGCGGGCAAAAGGGCGACGTGAATGTACGCGGGGCCTATCTGCACATGCTCACTGATATGCTCGTGTCGGTGGGGGTAGTAGTGGGCGGGGCGCTGGTGTACGTTACGGGTTGGCTTTGGCTCGACCCGGTTATCAGCTTCCTGATTCTGACCGTGGTAGGTGTGGGTTCCTGGGGCCTGCTGCGCGAAACGGTACAGCTCGGGCTACAGGCAGCCCCCGCCGATATTGACGTGGCCGCCGTCCGGCGTTTTCTGCTGGCCCGGCCTGGGGTGCGTAGCCTCCACGACCTGCACATTTGGCCCCTCAGCACCCAGGATACGGCCCTCACGGCCCACCTAGTGCGCCCCGGCGGCCAGAACGGCAACCTTTTCCTGCGCGAGCTGCAGCACGATTTACTCCACGAATTTAACATCAGCCACTGCACCATACAGCTCGAAGACGACCTACCCCTCATGGGCGCCCACGGCTGCTGCGACGAGCAGGTAGCGTAA
- a CDS encoding TonB-dependent receptor: MPQFSLTAGLLLLSGSVAAQTSVVSPSPAAPANPVPVRAARVAAPLVTGRVTDAATGEVLPGATVVFPDLRQTTAAGTDGTFQFANLPRGRFLMQVRFVGYTAVVRTVDTGTGQPLDIALTPAETEIGQVVVTGVSASTEMRRSPIPTNVVDQTRLRQTAFTNAIDAIAHTPGLNQITTGAAISKPVIRGLSSNRVITLNNGAKQEGQQWGDEHGIEIDEFSIDRAEIIKGPGSLLYGSDGLAGVINFLPPDPVADGRILGSVTANYQTNNYQQGYSVWNAGNLNGFNWQVRGSGKVAADYRNRYDGRVYNSGFRELNGSGYVGLNKSWGYSHLTVNSFNQILGLIEGERDSVSGQFLRTNDLGETQIVTGSGFSGYGLDVPRQQINHLRLGTDNNFILGQHRLTLNVGWQQNLRWEFGNPEDYYEKSLFFQLRTVDYALRWFLPELNGWNTTFGTSGMQQQNQNKGVEFLIPAYRLLDGGVFGVTKKTFGKLDISGGLRYDIRRITADALYLDANEQPVPSGQGDQKFEAFRSTFRNVSGSVGGAYSLSDKLLLKANVARGFRAPNIAELGSNGKHEGTVRYEIGEPNLKAETSFQLDGGLNFTSDHVSFSADVFRNRISNYIFPRSLATPSGADSVSLEGDRVFRYGQGDARLAGGEVSVDLHPHPLDWLHFENSFSMVRAVQFDQPEGQRNLPFIPADRLQSELRVNFRKVGNSRLHNLYARGTVEHNFAQNRIFSAFDTETPTPGYTLVNAGLGADIVSAKDRTLFSLYVAANNLFDVAYQNHLSRLKYTAVNYTTGRQGVFNMGRTLSVKLVVPLSFK; encoded by the coding sequence ATGCCTCAGTTTTCCTTAACTGCCGGGCTGCTGCTGCTTTCTGGTAGCGTAGCGGCACAAACCTCAGTTGTTTCGCCTAGCCCTGCGGCGCCCGCCAACCCAGTGCCGGTGCGTGCGGCCCGCGTGGCCGCCCCACTTGTAACCGGCCGCGTTACCGATGCCGCTACCGGTGAGGTGTTGCCGGGTGCTACCGTTGTTTTCCCTGACCTGCGGCAGACCACCGCGGCGGGCACCGACGGTACGTTTCAGTTCGCTAACCTGCCGCGCGGGCGCTTTCTAATGCAAGTGCGCTTTGTGGGCTACACGGCTGTGGTGCGCACCGTTGATACCGGCACAGGCCAACCTTTGGACATAGCCCTCACGCCCGCAGAAACCGAGATTGGGCAAGTTGTTGTCACGGGCGTTTCGGCTAGCACGGAAATGCGCCGCTCGCCCATTCCCACCAACGTGGTAGACCAAACTCGCCTGCGCCAAACGGCCTTTACCAACGCCATTGATGCCATTGCGCACACGCCCGGCCTCAACCAAATTACTACCGGGGCTGCCATCAGTAAGCCCGTTATTCGGGGGCTGAGTTCGAACCGCGTCATCACGCTTAACAACGGCGCCAAGCAAGAAGGCCAGCAGTGGGGCGACGAGCACGGCATTGAAATTGACGAGTTCAGCATTGATAGAGCCGAAATTATTAAGGGGCCCGGCTCCTTATTATATGGCTCCGATGGGCTGGCGGGCGTTATTAACTTCCTGCCCCCCGACCCCGTAGCGGACGGCCGCATTCTGGGCTCGGTAACGGCTAACTACCAAACCAATAACTACCAGCAGGGCTACTCCGTCTGGAATGCCGGCAACCTCAACGGCTTTAACTGGCAGGTGCGCGGCTCGGGCAAGGTAGCCGCCGATTACCGCAACCGCTACGACGGCCGGGTGTATAACTCGGGTTTCCGAGAGCTGAACGGCAGCGGCTACGTGGGCCTGAACAAAAGCTGGGGCTATTCCCACCTTACCGTCAACAGCTTTAACCAAATTCTGGGGCTGATTGAGGGCGAGCGGGACTCGGTATCGGGGCAGTTCCTGCGCACCAACGACCTGGGCGAAACCCAAATAGTGACGGGCAGCGGCTTCTCGGGCTACGGCTTGGATGTGCCGCGCCAGCAAATCAACCACCTACGCCTGGGCACCGACAATAACTTTATCCTGGGTCAGCACCGCCTAACGCTTAACGTGGGCTGGCAGCAAAACCTGCGGTGGGAGTTTGGCAACCCGGAAGATTATTACGAGAAATCCCTGTTCTTTCAGCTGCGCACCGTAGACTACGCCTTGCGCTGGTTTCTGCCCGAGTTAAACGGCTGGAACACTACGTTTGGCACCAGCGGCATGCAACAGCAAAATCAGAACAAAGGCGTGGAATTCCTGATTCCGGCCTACCGCTTGCTGGACGGGGGCGTGTTCGGCGTCACGAAGAAAACCTTTGGTAAGCTGGATATAAGCGGCGGCCTGCGCTACGATATCCGCCGTATTACCGCCGACGCGCTGTACCTGGACGCCAATGAGCAGCCCGTACCATCTGGGCAGGGCGACCAGAAATTCGAAGCCTTCCGAAGCACCTTCCGCAACGTGAGCGGCAGCGTGGGCGGCGCCTACAGCCTCAGTGACAAGCTGCTGCTGAAAGCCAACGTAGCCCGGGGGTTCCGGGCGCCCAACATTGCTGAGCTGGGCTCCAATGGAAAACACGAGGGCACGGTGCGCTACGAAATTGGGGAGCCCAACCTGAAGGCCGAAACCAGCTTCCAGCTAGACGGAGGCCTGAACTTCACCTCCGACCACGTCAGTTTTTCGGCCGATGTATTCCGCAACCGCATCAGCAACTACATCTTCCCGCGCAGCTTGGCTACCCCTAGCGGCGCCGACTCGGTTTCCCTGGAAGGTGACCGGGTATTCCGCTACGGCCAGGGCGACGCGCGCCTGGCGGGCGGCGAGGTCAGCGTGGATTTGCACCCCCACCCGCTGGATTGGCTGCACTTTGAAAACTCCTTTTCCATGGTGCGGGCCGTGCAGTTCGACCAGCCGGAGGGCCAGCGCAACTTGCCCTTTATTCCGGCCGATCGGCTGCAGTCGGAGTTGCGGGTGAATTTCAGGAAGGTTGGTAACTCGCGCCTGCACAACCTGTACGCCCGGGGCACAGTGGAGCATAATTTTGCCCAAAACCGCATTTTCTCGGCTTTTGACACGGAAACGCCTACCCCTGGTTACACCCTGGTAAATGCCGGGCTGGGGGCGGACATCGTGTCGGCCAAGGACCGCACGCTATTCTCGCTGTACGTGGCGGCTAACAACCTTTTCGATGTGGCCTACCAAAACCACCTGAGCCGCCTGAAGTATACGGCCGTCAACTATACCACCGGCCGGCAGGGCGTGTTTAACATGGGGCGTACCCTGAGCGTGAAGCTGGTGGTGCCGCTGAGCTTTAAGTAG
- the htpG gene encoding molecular chaperone HtpG: protein MQEKGSISIHTENIFPIIKKFLYSDHEIFLRELVSNAVDATQKLKSLGQLGEFKGELGELKVKVSVDKEARTITISDRGLGMTAEEIKKYINQIAFSGATEFVEKYKEKDAAAKDQIIGQFGLGFYSAFMVAKEVEIFSKSYKDDTEGAHWVCDGSTEFSLETTDKADRGTDVVLHVAEDSDEFLEAARLKGILNKYCKFLPVEIEFEGEVINQTAPIWTKQPSELTDEDYVKFYQELYPFSEPPLFWIHLNVDYPFNLTGILYFPKVKDELQFQRNKIQLYSRQVFITDEVKDVVPEFLMLLHGVIDSPDIPLNVSRSFLQADANVRKINTYITKKVADKLAELYRKDRAGFEEKWSDIGLFVKYGMLSDEKFYDKAKDFALVQNTASKYFTLPEYQEFIQANQKDKNDQTVVLYTSDPEAQHAYVQSATERGYDVLKLDAVLDPHFIGQLEQKLEKTTFKRVDADTVSKLIEKDEATESVLSEDDKTKLQDVFKQAISNEHMHVQVEALSPQDAPVIITLPEFMRRMKDMQRVGGGGGMQMFGSLPDSYTVSVNANHPVAQRVLQAEGEAGSTLARQAFDLALLAQGLLKGEALTAFVKRSADLLAAE, encoded by the coding sequence ATGCAAGAGAAAGGTAGCATCTCGATTCATACCGAGAATATCTTCCCCATCATCAAGAAGTTCCTGTACTCCGACCACGAAATCTTCCTGCGCGAGTTGGTAAGCAACGCGGTAGATGCCACGCAGAAGCTGAAAAGCCTGGGGCAGCTAGGGGAGTTCAAAGGCGAGCTGGGGGAGCTGAAGGTGAAAGTAAGCGTGGACAAGGAAGCCCGCACCATCACCATTTCGGACCGCGGCCTGGGGATGACGGCCGAGGAAATTAAAAAGTACATCAACCAAATTGCCTTCTCCGGGGCCACTGAGTTTGTAGAGAAGTACAAGGAGAAGGACGCGGCGGCTAAAGACCAAATCATTGGTCAGTTTGGCTTGGGCTTCTACTCGGCTTTTATGGTAGCCAAAGAGGTAGAAATCTTCTCTAAAAGCTACAAAGACGATACTGAAGGCGCCCACTGGGTATGCGATGGTAGCACCGAGTTCAGCCTCGAAACGACCGACAAGGCCGACCGGGGTACCGACGTGGTCCTGCACGTAGCCGAAGACTCCGATGAGTTTTTGGAAGCGGCGCGCCTGAAAGGGATTCTCAACAAATACTGCAAGTTCCTGCCGGTTGAAATTGAGTTTGAGGGCGAGGTAATCAATCAAACGGCTCCCATCTGGACCAAGCAACCCTCGGAACTGACCGATGAGGACTACGTGAAGTTCTATCAGGAGCTGTATCCTTTCTCGGAGCCGCCCCTGTTCTGGATTCACCTCAACGTAGACTACCCCTTTAACCTGACGGGTATTTTGTACTTCCCGAAAGTGAAGGACGAGCTGCAGTTCCAGCGCAACAAGATTCAGCTGTACTCGCGCCAGGTGTTCATTACCGACGAGGTGAAGGACGTAGTGCCCGAGTTCCTGATGCTGCTGCACGGCGTTATCGACTCGCCGGATATTCCGCTGAACGTGTCGCGGAGCTTCCTACAGGCCGACGCAAACGTGCGCAAGATCAATACCTACATCACCAAAAAGGTAGCCGACAAGCTGGCTGAGCTGTACCGCAAGGACCGCGCGGGCTTCGAGGAGAAGTGGTCCGACATTGGTCTGTTCGTGAAGTACGGCATGCTCTCGGACGAGAAGTTCTACGACAAGGCTAAAGATTTTGCCTTGGTGCAGAACACGGCTAGTAAATACTTCACACTACCTGAGTACCAAGAGTTTATTCAGGCCAACCAGAAGGATAAGAACGACCAGACCGTTGTGCTATACACCTCCGACCCGGAGGCCCAGCACGCCTACGTACAGTCGGCTACGGAGCGGGGCTACGACGTGCTGAAGCTAGATGCGGTACTAGACCCGCACTTCATTGGGCAGTTGGAGCAAAAGCTTGAAAAGACCACTTTCAAGCGGGTTGACGCTGATACGGTTAGCAAGCTTATTGAAAAGGACGAGGCGACAGAAAGCGTGCTGAGCGAAGATGACAAGACCAAGCTGCAGGACGTGTTCAAGCAGGCCATCAGCAATGAGCACATGCACGTGCAGGTAGAAGCCCTGTCGCCCCAGGATGCGCCGGTGATTATCACGCTACCCGAGTTTATGCGCCGCATGAAAGACATGCAGCGCGTAGGCGGTGGGGGAGGTATGCAGATGTTCGGCTCCCTACCCGACTCCTATACCGTAAGCGTGAATGCCAACCACCCCGTAGCCCAGCGTGTACTGCAGGCCGAAGGTGAGGCAGGCTCTACGCTGGCCCGTCAGGCATTCGACTTGGCTTTGCTAGCCCAAGGCCTACTGAAAGGCGAGGCGCTAACTGCCTTTGTGAAGCGTAGCGCCGATTTGCTAGCCGCGGAGTAG
- a CDS encoding toxin-antitoxin system YwqK family antitoxin: MRLLRPYALLLLLVLAVGACSKKTVSFNSRPEAAGGLTLADTLTKARDTTNAPSLEAQRVTMTKEQERAAKEKEKAAQRKPRKKKNIFLGEQIKKGYVKSGPKGKNQAVEIFYYLRAFQQPNVYAPARYVFDPKKRRIFKAPPGEVDGSQLKVLHGPYKKMQGGKVVETGFYAVGTRHLRWEKFTRDNILISKTHYEMGFPRDANVTYYDAGQKQVKEVIPYVNGKLEGDYVRYNENGQLEWVGQFENGKRIGTWNRYWGFRNTRNRLRYEYEYGESGYEPEVTEPVLVKEYNRNGVAIFEKDKFDNRDKPDTSRPGAKN, encoded by the coding sequence ATGCGTCTGTTACGTCCGTATGCTCTATTGCTTCTACTGGTACTAGCCGTAGGAGCCTGCTCCAAAAAAACGGTATCGTTTAATAGCCGCCCGGAAGCAGCCGGGGGGCTTACCCTTGCGGACACGCTGACCAAGGCCCGTGACACGACCAACGCCCCGTCGTTGGAAGCTCAGCGCGTAACCATGACCAAGGAGCAGGAGCGGGCAGCTAAGGAGAAGGAAAAAGCCGCCCAGCGCAAGCCCCGCAAGAAAAAGAACATCTTCCTGGGGGAGCAAATCAAGAAGGGTTATGTGAAATCTGGACCCAAGGGTAAAAACCAGGCGGTTGAAATTTTCTACTACCTGCGTGCTTTCCAGCAACCCAACGTGTACGCCCCCGCCCGTTACGTATTTGACCCCAAGAAGCGCCGTATTTTTAAAGCGCCGCCCGGCGAGGTTGATGGCAGCCAGCTGAAAGTGCTGCACGGGCCCTACAAGAAAATGCAGGGAGGAAAAGTGGTTGAAACCGGTTTTTACGCCGTAGGCACCCGCCACTTACGCTGGGAGAAATTCACCCGCGACAATATTCTAATCAGCAAAACCCATTATGAAATGGGCTTCCCGCGAGACGCCAACGTCACGTACTACGATGCGGGCCAGAAGCAGGTAAAGGAGGTTATTCCGTACGTGAACGGCAAGCTGGAAGGCGACTACGTGCGCTACAACGAAAACGGCCAACTGGAGTGGGTAGGACAGTTTGAGAATGGCAAGCGCATTGGAACCTGGAACCGCTACTGGGGTTTTCGGAACACCCGCAACCGCCTGCGGTACGAGTATGAATACGGCGAGTCTGGCTACGAGCCCGAAGTGACGGAGCCCGTACTGGTCAAAGAGTACAACCGCAACGGTGTGGCTATTTTCGAGAAGGACAAGTTCGATAACCGGGACAAGCCCGACACGTCTCGTCCGGGCGCTAAAAACTAA
- a CDS encoding YraN family protein has translation MRIPSHQLGHDGEEIGLRYLLAQGYELVYRNYRYRRAEVDLIVRQGTQLLVFVEVKTRSSALYGHPEEFVTERKRQLLRLAAEQVQEQLQWRGDIRFDILALQPTHEGLRVEHFRDAFY, from the coding sequence ATGCGTATACCCTCCCACCAACTTGGGCATGATGGTGAAGAAATTGGCCTGCGCTACTTGTTGGCGCAAGGATACGAACTGGTATACCGCAACTACCGCTACCGCCGGGCGGAGGTAGACCTAATTGTGCGGCAAGGCACTCAGCTACTAGTGTTCGTGGAAGTTAAAACGCGTTCCTCTGCGCTGTATGGCCACCCCGAAGAATTCGTCACGGAGCGCAAGCGTCAGTTGTTGCGCCTGGCTGCCGAGCAGGTACAGGAACAGCTACAGTGGCGCGGCGACATTCGCTTTGACATCTTGGCCCTGCAACCCACCCACGAGGGGCTACGTGTGGAGCACTTTCGGGATGCTTTTTATTAA
- the lipB gene encoding lipoyl(octanoyl) transferase LipB — translation MTMYSACASSDSTGTSSTPVGAVNVAATGQNRRVEVRRLGVGEYQPTWDLQEQLLADTLAVKTRNRQAAETGALPEPTPNYLLLCEHPHVYTLGKSGKPEHLLLDEVGLTAHAATFHRINRGGDITYHGPGQLVGYPILDLDNFFPDIHRYLRVLEEAIILTLAEYGVRAGRIAGLTGVWIDFEEGAANPRKICALGVKCSRWVTMHGFALNVNTNLAYFGHIVPCGITDKAVTSLEQELGRPVPLAEVQDRLLPHLSQLLGAEMYENS, via the coding sequence ATGACCATGTACTCCGCCTGCGCTAGTTCGGATTCTACGGGCACTTCTTCTACCCCAGTCGGTGCTGTTAATGTAGCTGCCACCGGACAAAACCGCCGGGTGGAAGTACGGCGTTTGGGAGTAGGTGAATACCAGCCGACTTGGGACCTGCAGGAGCAACTGCTGGCCGATACCTTAGCGGTGAAAACTCGCAACCGCCAAGCTGCCGAAACTGGTGCCTTGCCTGAGCCAACTCCTAATTACTTACTGCTTTGCGAGCATCCCCACGTGTACACGCTGGGAAAAAGCGGTAAACCCGAGCACCTGCTCCTAGATGAAGTTGGCCTAACGGCTCACGCGGCCACATTCCACCGCATCAACCGCGGCGGCGACATTACGTATCACGGTCCCGGGCAGTTAGTTGGCTACCCCATCCTCGACCTCGACAACTTCTTCCCTGACATTCACCGCTACCTGCGCGTGCTAGAAGAAGCCATCATTCTTACTCTGGCCGAGTATGGCGTACGAGCTGGTCGGATTGCTGGCCTGACGGGCGTCTGGATTGATTTTGAGGAGGGGGCTGCTAACCCGCGGAAAATATGCGCGCTGGGCGTGAAGTGCAGCCGCTGGGTGACCATGCACGGCTTTGCCCTCAATGTCAATACCAACTTGGCCTACTTCGGTCACATCGTGCCCTGTGGCATCACTGATAAGGCTGTGACTTCCTTGGAGCAAGAACTAGGACGGCCCGTACCCCTAGCAGAAGTGCAGGACCGGTTGCTTCCGCACCTGAGCCAGTTGCTAGGTGCCGAGATGTACGAGAACAGTTAA